Below is a window of Shinella sp. PSBB067 DNA.
GCTTTGCGAAGATGGCGACCGGCGTCGGCCTCGCCCCCGTGCGCGCCAAGGCCGCGCGCCGCCTGATCGATGCCTGCATGTCCGAACCCTTCTACGTCGCCGGCACGCGCCGCGCCTGCACCCGCCTCATGGAGGCCGCGCCGGGCCGCATCTTCGCCAAGACCGGCGCCGAGGGCGTCTTCTGCGCCGCGATCCCGGAAAAGGGCATCGCCATCGCCCTCAAATGCGAGGACGGCACCACGCGCGCCGCCGAGAGCATGGTCGCCGCCACGCTCGCCCGCTTCTTCACCGACGAGCCGGCCGTCCATGCGACGCTGATGGCCATGGCCAACCGCTCCATGTCCAACTGGAACGGCATCCATGTCGGCGACATCCGCGTGACGGACGCCTTCGCCGCCTGACGGCGCCGCGAGAAAAATCGCGCGGCCATGTCGGGAAGGCCAGGGCCGGGGCGTCCTTGGGGCATGGGGAGCCGCGGCTCCGCATCAAACGAGAACCAGGAGGATTTCCATGCGCATGATCTTCGTCAACCTGCCCGTCAAGGACCTGCCGGGCACCCGGCGCTTCTTCGATGCGCTCGGCTTCACCTTCAACGAGCAGTTCAGCGACGACACCGCCGCCTGCATGGTCGTGGACGAGAATATCTTCGTCATGCACCTGACCGAGCAGAAGTTCGCGCAGTTCGTGACCGGCAAGGTTGGCGATCCCGAGCAGCAGACGCAGGTGCTGACCTGCCTTTCCGCGACGAGCCGCCAGGAGGTGGACGACTTCAAGGCCAGGGCGCTGGCCGCCGGCGGGCGCGAGTGGAAGCCGAATATCGAATTCGGCCCGATGTACGGCTGCTCCTTCCAGGACATCAGCGGCAATGTCTGGGAAGTCATGCATATGGGCCAGTCGGACGCCTGACCGGCGAGATCCGTCTGCCCGCAAGCGGGAGACGGCGGCGCGGCAGCACCGCGCCGCCGCGCCATGTGGTGGACCGGCCGCCGTCAATCGTCGTGGCTGTGCGCCTCGGCGACGAAGCTCAAGGTGGCGGTATAGCCGATCTTGTCGGCCTTCGGGTCGTTTTCCAGCGGCACGCTGTGATCGACCGAGAGCACGTTGAGCCCGTCGTTGCGGATCGCGACGACGACCTCGCCGTCCGCATCCGTCGGCGCGCTCTTCAGCGACGCCTGGTTGACATAGTCGAGCATCACGACCGCGCCGGCCAGCGGCTTGCCGGCGTGCAGCACGCGCAGCCGGATCGGATCCCCGGCCTTGCGGCCGACGGGATTGTCGAGCGGGACGATCTGCAGGTCCTGCCTCGGAAAGGCGGGCAGCGCGCCATGCACATGGATGAGCGCCAGGTTGTTCTTGATGTAATGGCCGGTCTCCTTCGCGTCGGCGACCTCGTCCTTCGGCTCGTTCACCCATTTGCCGT
It encodes the following:
- a CDS encoding VOC family protein; protein product: MRMIFVNLPVKDLPGTRRFFDALGFTFNEQFSDDTAACMVVDENIFVMHLTEQKFAQFVTGKVGDPEQQTQVLTCLSATSRQEVDDFKARALAAGGREWKPNIEFGPMYGCSFQDISGNVWEVMHMGQSDA
- a CDS encoding DUF4198 domain-containing protein; this encodes MLKQIMAVSGALALALSLPATAGAHGAWVAERWGELGVVYGHGAGDDAYDPARIVEAVAVGEDGAPVAVNVDKREKSAVLKPDGEPAAIALTFDNGYWTEKTDGKWVNEPKDEVADAKETGHYIKNNLALIHVHGALPAFPRQDLQIVPLDNPVGRKAGDPIRLRVLHAGKPLAGAVVMLDYVNQASLKSAPTDADGEVVVAIRNDGLNVLSVDHSVPLENDPKADKIGYTATLSFVAEAHSHDD